From Arcticibacter tournemirensis, one genomic window encodes:
- the ligD gene encoding DNA ligase D, with translation MALEEYVKKRNFKETSEPGTGKRKASGSLKFVVQRHHASRLHYDFRLELEGVLKSWAVPKGPSLNPKDKRLAMMVEDHPYDYRTFEGVIPEGNYGAGVVTIFDEGTYEPLSGESGEKELKQGLHSGNLKFRLHGKTLNGEFALVKIKGNEDNAWLLIKHRDEYALDKKFNAEDLVPKSVKERGVKQKAKPKTINTKVVQEEISFKPMLAKLAPATELVDNAGWIYERKLDGYRALGYTGDKVRLVSRNDIEFQDKYKPVSKALSKIKREAVIDGEVVTEDKNGHNIFQHLQNYASAKKDILLKYYVFDLLSLDGHDLRDLELRKRKQLLKALIDNLNDPSIIYNDHISEKGKELFGEAIKNEWEGIIAKDASAPYESNRRSDKWLKFKIINAQEAVIIGYSTPDGSRKYFGSLVLGMFKNDKLIYIGNCGTGFNEVTLKDVFSRMSELPAVKKPVKEKVHRERDVTWVKPVLVCEVTYSEWTDDGHLRHPVFKGLRTDKGPEDVVEEIPMAPLKDEQKNTGKPDRPSSKANKEEIEESFGKKKLKLTNLGKFYWKKEKISKGELIEYYRDIADYILPYLKDRPLSLNRHPNGIDAPGFFQKDLDVEQIPSWIKYAPMYSESNDKDIDYLICNNLPNLLWMVNLGCIEINPWLSTYKKPENPIFAVMDLDPNDVDDFTEVVRVALTAKKLLEQIGITPYIKTSGSRGLHIFIHVGAKYDYEITKNFIHYLGQMIHQHHPDTTSLERSPSKRKKQIYLDFLQNRRGQTIAAPYSARPKPGATVSTPLEWREVNETLNIKDFTIFNTLDRLKEKGDLWKDITAEKTDLKAALEKLR, from the coding sequence ATGGCACTGGAAGAGTATGTTAAGAAGCGAAACTTCAAAGAGACTTCGGAGCCCGGAACAGGGAAACGGAAAGCCTCAGGGAGCTTGAAATTTGTCGTTCAGCGACATCATGCTTCCCGTTTGCATTACGATTTCCGGCTCGAACTGGAGGGGGTGCTAAAAAGCTGGGCTGTACCAAAGGGCCCTTCTCTCAACCCTAAGGACAAGCGGCTTGCTATGATGGTCGAGGACCACCCCTATGACTACCGGACATTTGAAGGGGTAATCCCCGAAGGCAACTACGGCGCCGGCGTGGTTACAATTTTTGATGAAGGCACTTACGAACCGCTTTCGGGTGAAAGTGGTGAGAAGGAACTGAAACAAGGATTGCATAGCGGAAATTTAAAGTTTCGCCTACACGGAAAGACTCTAAATGGCGAATTCGCTCTTGTCAAAATTAAAGGTAATGAAGACAATGCCTGGTTGTTGATCAAACACCGCGATGAGTATGCTCTCGACAAGAAATTCAATGCCGAAGACCTAGTTCCCAAATCTGTTAAGGAAAGAGGCGTAAAACAAAAAGCTAAACCAAAGACTATAAACACAAAAGTAGTTCAGGAAGAGATATCATTTAAGCCTATGCTGGCAAAGCTTGCACCGGCTACAGAGCTGGTGGATAATGCCGGATGGATCTATGAGCGGAAATTAGACGGATACCGTGCGTTGGGCTATACCGGCGACAAGGTTAGGCTTGTTTCAAGGAATGATATCGAATTTCAGGACAAATACAAGCCCGTGTCAAAGGCCTTATCCAAAATAAAAAGAGAGGCTGTAATTGACGGAGAGGTTGTAACTGAAGATAAGAATGGCCATAATATTTTTCAGCATTTGCAAAATTATGCGTCAGCGAAAAAGGACATTTTACTGAAATATTATGTATTCGATCTGCTTTCTTTAGACGGACATGATCTGAGAGATCTGGAGCTCCGCAAACGTAAGCAATTATTAAAAGCGCTGATCGACAATCTGAACGACCCCTCTATCATTTATAACGATCATATCAGCGAAAAGGGAAAAGAGCTTTTTGGTGAAGCTATTAAGAATGAATGGGAAGGCATAATAGCGAAAGATGCCTCTGCTCCTTACGAAAGTAACAGACGTTCAGATAAATGGCTTAAGTTTAAAATTATTAATGCTCAGGAAGCCGTTATTATAGGGTATTCCACGCCCGACGGCAGCCGCAAATACTTTGGTTCGCTCGTTTTGGGAATGTTCAAAAATGATAAACTCATTTACATCGGCAATTGCGGTACAGGCTTTAATGAAGTAACTCTGAAGGATGTTTTTAGCAGGATGTCGGAGTTGCCTGCTGTTAAAAAGCCCGTTAAGGAAAAGGTTCACCGCGAACGCGACGTTACATGGGTTAAGCCAGTACTGGTATGTGAGGTGACCTATTCGGAATGGACAGACGATGGACATCTTCGCCATCCGGTATTTAAAGGATTAAGAACAGATAAAGGACCAGAAGACGTTGTGGAGGAAATACCTATGGCCCCGTTAAAAGATGAACAAAAAAATACAGGAAAGCCTGACAGGCCCTCTTCTAAAGCCAACAAGGAAGAAATTGAGGAGAGCTTCGGAAAGAAGAAATTGAAGCTTACAAACCTCGGGAAGTTTTACTGGAAGAAAGAGAAGATCAGCAAGGGTGAACTGATCGAGTATTACCGGGATATAGCAGACTACATTCTCCCCTATCTTAAAGACCGTCCCCTCTCGCTTAACAGACACCCAAACGGTATAGATGCTCCTGGTTTCTTTCAGAAGGATCTGGATGTCGAACAAATCCCGTCGTGGATAAAATATGCACCGATGTATTCGGAAAGCAATGATAAGGACATCGACTACCTTATCTGCAATAATCTCCCTAACCTTCTATGGATGGTAAATTTAGGCTGTATCGAGATAAATCCCTGGCTGAGTACCTATAAAAAGCCTGAGAACCCGATTTTTGCAGTAATGGATCTTGATCCGAATGACGTCGACGACTTTACCGAGGTTGTAAGAGTCGCATTAACTGCAAAGAAGCTATTAGAACAGATAGGAATCACTCCTTACATAAAGACCTCCGGATCGAGAGGCCTCCACATATTCATACATGTTGGAGCAAAATATGATTATGAGATCACGAAGAACTTCATTCACTACCTGGGCCAGATGATTCATCAGCACCATCCTGATACAACCAGTTTGGAGAGGAGTCCTTCTAAAAGAAAGAAGCAGATCTATCTGGACTTTCTTCAAAACCGGCGTGGTCAAACCATTGCTGCCCCCTACTCTGCCCGGCCCAAGCCCGGAGCTACTGTTTCTACACCGCTTGAATGGAGAGAAGTAAATGAAACTCTTAATATAAAAGATTTCACAATCTTCAATACGCTGGATCGGTTAAAAGAAAAGGGTGATTTATGGAAAGACATAACGGCTGAGAAAACAGACCTGAAAGCAGCCCTCGAAAAATTAAGATAA
- a CDS encoding Ku protein — MRSIWKGSIGFGLVNIPIKLYSAVQNSSLGLDMLDSRDHSRIRYQRINDKTRKEVPYDKIVKGYPMNDNYVILEDKDFEDASPEKSKIIEIENFVDIEEVNPMYYETSYYSEPEKQGRKAYALLMKALQKSRKAGLARFVLRSTENLCIIHPVKNVIVITKIRFAEEIRPSEEILTPDDVTVSKKELDMGLALINQYTGKFEIEKFKDEYHHELMKIIQAKAKGKRPTIKKLKPQKAAGDDLYDQLMQSLNTRKGA, encoded by the coding sequence ATGAGGTCCATCTGGAAAGGTTCTATCGGCTTTGGTTTGGTCAATATTCCAATCAAACTGTATTCAGCAGTGCAAAACAGCTCTCTGGGTCTTGATATGCTCGACAGCAGGGACCATTCGCGTATTCGGTATCAGCGGATAAACGACAAAACCAGGAAGGAAGTGCCTTATGATAAGATCGTTAAGGGCTATCCGATGAATGATAATTATGTTATTCTAGAGGATAAGGACTTTGAAGATGCCAGTCCCGAAAAGAGCAAGATCATCGAAATAGAGAACTTTGTGGATATTGAAGAGGTTAATCCAATGTATTACGAGACCTCCTACTATTCCGAACCGGAAAAGCAAGGGAGGAAAGCCTATGCCCTGCTTATGAAGGCTTTACAAAAATCAAGGAAGGCAGGACTTGCCCGTTTTGTACTGCGAAGTACCGAGAATCTTTGTATCATCCACCCAGTTAAAAATGTAATTGTTATCACAAAGATCCGGTTTGCAGAAGAGATCAGGCCCTCAGAAGAAATTCTAACTCCCGACGATGTAACTGTGAGTAAAAAAGAACTGGACATGGGACTTGCTCTAATTAATCAGTATACGGGTAAGTTTGAAATTGAAAAGTTTAAAGATGAATATCATCATGAGTTGATGAAAATCATACAAGCTAAAGCCAAAGGGAAACGTCCGACGATTAAAAAGCTTAAGCCTCAAAAGGCAGCCGGCGATGATCTTTATGATCAGCTCATGCAAAGTCTTAATACAAGAAAAGGAGCATAA
- a CDS encoding tetratricopeptide repeat protein — MNTKSLIVTLAVIGMSVSAFAQKSAVSSAKSDYESYTTLRGASPQLAQPKLKSAKEAIDKAVLHEKTKNDAGAWTYRALIYADMAANDSTSAADQLTAEALTALNKAKELDNAGAQKENIQKAVTLLSQGQLIKGKNFYDKQQYAEAYKEFNKGLEYAPGDTTLNYAAAISAMYAKDNANAIARFKELLPTNYSALENIYSNLSALYMQVGDTTAAIKVAGEGAAKFPKSSDLATREIELSLMSGKQKEVIEKINAQATKEPNNKIYPFYLGIAYNAANENVKAEEAYKKAIALDPNYNDAFINLGGLIMNNGIEIYNKANKLPANKQTEYAATMKKAQAEFDRALPFLEKAVELNPKSDLALRNLKTYYTIKNNKAKADEIDAKIKAL; from the coding sequence ATGAATACGAAGTCGCTTATAGTTACACTGGCAGTAATAGGAATGTCTGTTTCTGCTTTCGCACAGAAATCAGCAGTAAGTTCTGCTAAATCTGATTATGAGAGTTATACAACTTTAAGAGGAGCATCTCCTCAACTGGCCCAACCGAAATTAAAGTCGGCTAAAGAGGCTATTGATAAAGCGGTTTTACACGAGAAGACCAAGAATGATGCAGGCGCATGGACGTATCGTGCATTAATCTATGCAGATATGGCGGCTAATGACAGCACATCTGCTGCCGATCAGCTTACCGCTGAAGCACTCACTGCCTTAAACAAAGCAAAAGAGCTGGATAACGCAGGGGCTCAAAAAGAGAATATTCAGAAAGCTGTTACTCTTTTATCGCAGGGTCAGTTAATCAAAGGAAAGAACTTTTACGACAAGCAACAATATGCTGAAGCGTACAAAGAATTTAACAAAGGGTTAGAATATGCACCCGGTGACACTACATTAAACTATGCTGCGGCAATTTCAGCGATGTATGCTAAAGATAACGCGAATGCCATTGCACGGTTTAAAGAGCTGCTTCCAACCAATTATTCTGCTCTTGAAAATATCTATTCTAATCTTTCTGCGCTGTACATGCAGGTAGGCGACACTACCGCTGCAATTAAGGTTGCTGGCGAAGGAGCTGCAAAGTTCCCTAAAAGCTCTGACCTGGCTACAAGAGAGATTGAGTTAAGCCTCATGAGCGGCAAACAGAAGGAAGTAATAGAAAAGATAAATGCACAGGCAACAAAGGAACCAAATAATAAGATCTATCCTTTTTACTTAGGTATTGCATACAACGCTGCTAATGAAAATGTAAAAGCAGAGGAAGCGTACAAAAAAGCTATTGCATTAGATCCTAACTATAACGACGCCTTTATTAATCTTGGCGGTCTTATTATGAATAACGGGATTGAGATTTATAACAAAGCAAATAAGCTTCCTGCAAATAAGCAAACTGAATATGCTGCAACAATGAAAAAAGCCCAGGCTGAATTCGACAGGGCTTTGCCTTTCCTTGAAAAAGCTGTTGAACTTAATCCTAAGTCAGATCTTGCTTTAAGAAACCTTAAAACTTATTATACAATTAAGAATAATAAAGCTAAGGCAGACGAAATCGACGCAAAAATTAAAGCGCTATAA
- a CDS encoding menaquinone biosynthetic enzyme MqnA/MqnD family protein: MNKIRVSAVSYTNTKPFAYGLKHAGAFLDKIELSYDIPSDCATKLINNQVDIGLVPVAALLNIPNYEIVSDYCIGSVGAVNSVFIFSDKPAEEIRSVRLDKQSRTSNNLAKVLLKNYWKVQVKFVEDGTADAFVEIGDRTFGKTDKYPFVYDMGEEWMKFTGLPFAFAVWASNKPLDKNFIKEFNEVLKFGVEHRAEALKELEPRSDFDLEDYLLHKLDYPLTAEKRQAITKFHHLIESL; encoded by the coding sequence GTGAACAAGATTAGAGTTTCAGCAGTATCATATACCAATACCAAACCCTTTGCTTACGGACTAAAACACGCAGGGGCTTTTCTGGATAAAATAGAACTAAGTTACGATATACCTTCAGATTGCGCAACTAAACTAATTAATAACCAAGTAGATATAGGCCTCGTTCCGGTTGCTGCTTTGTTAAATATTCCCAATTATGAGATAGTTTCGGATTACTGCATCGGATCCGTAGGCGCAGTGAATTCTGTGTTCATTTTCAGTGACAAACCGGCCGAAGAAATAAGATCGGTAAGGCTCGATAAACAGTCACGAACATCTAATAATCTTGCAAAAGTGCTTCTGAAAAACTATTGGAAGGTGCAGGTTAAATTCGTTGAAGATGGTACAGCTGACGCATTTGTCGAAATCGGCGACCGCACATTCGGCAAAACAGATAAATACCCGTTTGTATACGATATGGGCGAAGAATGGATGAAATTTACTGGCTTGCCGTTTGCGTTTGCAGTATGGGCTTCAAACAAACCTTTAGATAAAAATTTCATTAAAGAATTCAACGAAGTTCTTAAATTTGGTGTTGAGCACCGTGCTGAAGCCCTGAAAGAATTAGAACCACGATCTGACTTCGATCTTGAAGATTATCTGCTTCATAAACTTGATTATCCATTGACAGCAGAAAAGCGTCAGGCTATCACTAAATTCCATCATTTAATAGAGAGCCTTTAA
- a CDS encoding tetratricopeptide repeat protein: protein MNNFALYTNKGEFSDLEKARKSIDEAYKTRKDSFSYKNNLIRSLVYSSLAFADSTRRLSYKKDPINETLFSLNRLKSPKLNDEHKPELDYVKTQLAKAWLIKANKAITVYNYPEAYKAYLSVDSLNSELFFVKHNLALLSEKMGNISRAINYYEQLVEDRKRSLPDYYLALSNLYESRNSNKSLEVLQEGRRVFPGNKDLLFKEINIYADNGAYNMVENIVLDALKLDPDNSELNYLAGFSYDMTGKKAKAEEYYKRVISLEYNNYEGNYSLGLLYLNWYLNSANNKEVNLNLAKKYLTLAGEINPNSVNVLKSLAILYNSTGDMIELEKVNNKLKQFILIN from the coding sequence ATGAATAATTTTGCGCTTTACACAAATAAAGGTGAGTTTTCTGATCTTGAAAAAGCAAGGAAATCAATTGATGAAGCATATAAGACACGCAAGGATTCTTTCAGTTATAAGAATAACCTGATAAGAAGCCTTGTGTATTCTTCACTTGCCTTTGCAGATTCTACGCGGAGACTTTCCTATAAAAAAGACCCGATAAACGAAACGTTGTTTTCGCTAAACAGGCTGAAGAGCCCAAAGCTGAATGATGAGCACAAACCCGAACTGGATTATGTGAAGACACAGCTTGCTAAAGCCTGGTTAATAAAAGCGAATAAGGCTATTACTGTTTATAATTATCCGGAAGCCTACAAAGCTTATTTGTCTGTAGATTCTTTAAATTCTGAACTCTTTTTTGTTAAGCATAACCTTGCACTCTTAAGTGAGAAGATGGGGAACATTAGCCGGGCCATTAACTATTACGAGCAGCTTGTGGAAGACAGGAAACGTTCATTACCCGACTATTACCTTGCTCTTTCTAATCTTTACGAGTCGCGTAACAGCAATAAGTCGCTGGAAGTTCTGCAGGAAGGGCGACGTGTTTTTCCAGGAAACAAGGATCTGTTATTCAAGGAGATAAACATCTATGCCGATAACGGAGCTTACAACATGGTTGAAAATATTGTGCTGGATGCGCTAAAACTAGATCCCGATAATTCCGAACTCAATTATCTGGCTGGATTCTCCTACGACATGACGGGGAAAAAGGCCAAAGCAGAAGAGTATTATAAACGGGTAATTTCTCTGGAGTATAACAACTATGAAGGCAATTATTCTCTTGGACTGTTGTATCTCAATTGGTACCTGAATTCGGCAAATAATAAGGAAGTAAATCTAAATCTCGCAAAAAAATATCTTACTTTGGCCGGCGAAATAAATCCCAATTCAGTAAACGTGTTAAAATCACTGGCTATTTTATACAACAGTACGGGGGACATGATTGAGCTGGAAAAGGTTAATAATAAACTGAAACAATTTATTCTAATAAACTAA
- a CDS encoding ferritin-like domain-containing protein: MNYTENYNKQLQSLHRLLNDSKQGYTEAAGLVQSADLKDLFSEIIKQRETLATEIRDRIHSYGGTPDEERSDLMASLHRGWMEIKTSMTKKDDQTVLESCRNGDQTVLDAYDDILQGDLLNDTDIKTFLMSQRLIVNETFTELDRRYFSLFKKDPSI, encoded by the coding sequence ATGAATTATACCGAGAATTATAACAAACAGTTACAGAGTTTGCACCGGCTTTTAAACGACAGCAAACAAGGATATACTGAAGCTGCCGGGCTTGTTCAGTCAGCTGACCTTAAAGATCTGTTCTCTGAGATTATCAAGCAACGTGAAACCCTCGCAACGGAAATCAGAGACCGCATCCATAGCTATGGCGGTACTCCCGATGAAGAAAGATCTGATCTGATGGCATCGCTGCACCGCGGCTGGATGGAAATAAAAACCAGCATGACTAAAAAGGATGATCAAACAGTTCTTGAAAGTTGTCGCAATGGTGATCAGACTGTACTTGATGCTTATGACGATATCCTTCAAGGCGATCTGCTGAACGATACGGATATAAAGACCTTCCTCATGAGCCAGCGGCTCATTGTTAATGAAACCTTTACCGAGCTCGACCGCCGGTATTTCAGTTTATTTAAAAAAGATCCATCCATCTAA